One window from the genome of Jiangella alba encodes:
- the hppD gene encoding 4-hydroxyphenylpyruvate dioxygenase, translating into MTATDHTLTPEERDADLDLEQLKQLVGLVEYDESKDPFPVTAMDAVVFVAGNATQAAHFYQSAFGMELVAYSGPETGNRDHKSFVLKSGSARFVIKGGVHPESEHLDHHRRHGDGVIDLALEVPDVDKCVAHARAQGATVLDEPHDVSDEHGTVRMAAIATYGETRHSLVDRSRYSGPYLPGYVARTSTHVKRDGAPKRMFQAVDHCVGNVELGRMDYWVDWYRKVMGFMNMAEFVGDDIATEYSALMSKVVANGNHRVKFPLNEPAIAKKKSQIDEYLEFYGQAGCQHIALATGDILRTVDLMRAEGVEFLDTPDAYYDDPELRARIGTVRVPVEELKKRGILVDRDEDGYLLQIFTKPIGDRPTVFYELIERHGSLGFGKGNFKALFESIEREQEKRGNL; encoded by the coding sequence ATGACGGCCACCGACCACACTCTGACGCCCGAAGAACGCGACGCCGACCTCGATCTCGAGCAGCTCAAGCAGCTCGTCGGACTCGTCGAGTACGACGAGAGCAAAGACCCGTTCCCGGTCACGGCGATGGACGCGGTGGTGTTCGTCGCCGGCAACGCCACGCAGGCCGCGCACTTCTACCAGTCGGCCTTCGGCATGGAGCTGGTCGCCTACTCCGGCCCCGAGACCGGCAACCGCGACCACAAGTCGTTCGTCCTCAAGAGCGGCTCGGCCCGCTTCGTCATCAAGGGTGGCGTGCACCCGGAGAGCGAGCACCTCGACCACCACCGGCGCCACGGCGACGGCGTCATCGACCTCGCGCTCGAGGTCCCCGACGTCGACAAGTGCGTCGCGCACGCGCGGGCCCAGGGCGCCACCGTCCTGGACGAGCCGCACGACGTCAGCGACGAGCACGGCACCGTTCGCATGGCCGCCATCGCGACGTACGGCGAGACCCGGCACTCGCTGGTCGACCGGTCCCGCTACTCCGGGCCGTACCTCCCCGGCTACGTCGCGCGGACGTCCACCCACGTCAAGCGCGACGGTGCGCCGAAGCGCATGTTCCAGGCCGTCGACCACTGCGTCGGCAACGTCGAGCTCGGCCGCATGGACTACTGGGTCGACTGGTACCGCAAGGTCATGGGCTTCATGAACATGGCCGAGTTCGTCGGCGACGACATCGCCACCGAGTACTCCGCGCTGATGTCGAAGGTCGTCGCCAACGGCAACCACCGGGTGAAGTTCCCGCTCAACGAGCCGGCCATCGCGAAGAAGAAGTCGCAGATCGACGAGTACCTGGAGTTCTACGGCCAGGCCGGCTGCCAGCACATCGCCCTGGCCACCGGCGACATCCTGCGCACCGTCGACCTCATGCGCGCCGAGGGCGTCGAGTTCCTGGACACCCCAGACGCCTACTACGACGACCCCGAGCTGCGGGCCCGCATCGGCACCGTCCGCGTCCCGGTCGAGGAGCTGAAGAAGCGCGGCATCCTGGTCGACCGCGACGAGGACGGCTACCTGCTGCAGATCTTCACCAAGCCCATCGGCGACCGCCCGACGGTGTTCTACGAGCTGATCGAGCGGCACGGCTCGCTGGGCTTCGGCAAGGGCAACTTCAAGGCGCTGTTCGAGTCGATCGAGCGCGAGCAGGAGAAGCGCGGGAATCTCTGA
- a CDS encoding FAD-dependent oxidoreductase, with the protein MSETDVVVVGGGPAGLLLAGDLAGAGVGCTLLERRTGRSPLTRAFAVHARTLEVFDARGIADDLIGTGTRVAGLSLFGSIEVDLSDLPTRFPFVLVTPQYNVEDVLAARARAAGATLVEGAEVTGLDQDDDGVTVRVDGGPSVRAAYTVGADGVGSTVREALGLPFPGEAVVESVMLADVRLADPPDEVLVANAGDEGFAFVAPFGDGWFRVIAWDRKARRPDDDPVDLDEIRDVATRVLGTDYGMHDARWMSRFHSDERLVPSYRKGRTFLAGDAAHVHSPAGGQGMNTGLQDSANLGWKLAADLHGWAPPGLLDSYDTERRAVGASVVQGSGTLLRLALTGSAPLRAVRNVAGAVAASIAPMQRKAGEFVSGLAIGYGRARGDHPLVGKRVPDVSVVTDSGTKTRLYEALRGGRFVLLTGQDHHGLVNPWAGRVDLVTTVDRSHGLTLVRPDGYVAWATDTRPMIRRDAELRAALIAWCGEPGSA; encoded by the coding sequence ATGAGTGAGACGGACGTCGTCGTGGTCGGGGGCGGCCCGGCCGGGCTGCTGCTGGCCGGCGACCTCGCGGGCGCCGGCGTCGGCTGCACGCTGCTCGAACGGCGCACCGGCCGCTCGCCGCTGACCCGCGCGTTCGCCGTCCACGCCCGCACCCTGGAGGTGTTCGACGCCCGCGGCATCGCCGACGATCTCATCGGCACGGGGACGCGGGTGGCCGGGCTCAGCCTGTTCGGCAGCATCGAGGTCGACCTCTCCGACCTGCCGACGCGGTTCCCGTTCGTGCTCGTCACGCCGCAGTACAACGTCGAGGACGTGCTGGCGGCGCGGGCCCGCGCGGCCGGCGCCACGCTCGTCGAGGGCGCCGAGGTGACCGGTCTGGACCAGGACGACGACGGCGTCACCGTGCGCGTCGACGGCGGGCCGTCGGTCCGCGCGGCCTACACGGTCGGCGCCGACGGCGTGGGCAGCACCGTCCGCGAGGCGCTCGGGCTGCCGTTCCCCGGCGAGGCGGTCGTGGAGTCGGTCATGCTGGCCGACGTCCGGCTGGCCGACCCGCCCGACGAGGTGCTGGTGGCCAACGCCGGCGACGAGGGGTTCGCGTTCGTGGCGCCGTTCGGCGACGGCTGGTTCCGCGTCATCGCCTGGGACCGCAAGGCGCGGCGGCCCGACGACGACCCCGTCGACCTCGACGAGATCCGCGACGTCGCCACCCGGGTCCTCGGCACCGACTACGGCATGCACGACGCCCGCTGGATGTCGCGGTTCCACAGCGACGAGCGGCTGGTCCCGAGCTACCGGAAGGGCCGGACGTTCCTCGCCGGCGACGCCGCGCACGTGCACTCGCCGGCCGGCGGCCAGGGCATGAACACCGGCCTGCAGGACTCCGCGAACCTGGGCTGGAAGCTCGCCGCCGACCTGCACGGCTGGGCCCCGCCCGGCCTGCTGGACAGCTACGACACCGAGCGCCGCGCCGTCGGGGCCAGCGTCGTGCAGGGGAGCGGGACGCTGCTGCGCCTGGCGCTGACGGGGTCGGCGCCGCTGCGCGCGGTCCGCAACGTCGCCGGCGCCGTCGCCGCGAGCATCGCTCCGATGCAGCGCAAGGCCGGCGAGTTCGTGTCCGGGCTGGCCATCGGCTATGGCCGGGCCCGCGGCGACCACCCGCTGGTCGGCAAGCGGGTGCCGGACGTCTCCGTCGTCACCGACTCCGGCACGAAGACCCGCCTCTACGAGGCGCTGCGCGGCGGCCGGTTCGTGCTGCTGACCGGGCAGGACCACCACGGGCTGGTGAACCCGTGGGCCGGCCGGGTCGACCTCGTCACGACGGTCGACCGCTCGCACGGCCTGACGCTGGTCCGCCCCGACGGCTACGTGGCCTGGGCCACCGACACCCGCCCGATGATCCGCCGTGACGCCGAGCTGCGGGCCGCGCTGATCGCCTGGTGCGGCGAGCCCGGCTCGGCCTAG
- the dhaK gene encoding dihydroxyacetone kinase subunit DhaK: protein MKKLINSPDSVIADALRGMAAAHPSLAVDLENRVISRAGGATQGRVGLVSGGGSGHEPLHGGYVGYGMLSAAAPGEVYTSPVPDQILAATKAADGGAGVLHIVKNYTGDVLNFRMAAELADDEDVRVVSVVTNDDAAVEDSTYTAGRRGVGGTVFVEKIAGAAAEEGADLDTVAGIASHVNEVTRSFAIALHAGTVPAAGKPGFDLADDEVELGVGIHGEPGRERGKMAPIHDLVGYSLDVIHADRPVSGDVLVMVNGQGGSPLIELYGAFAEAVAWIEGHGGRVARSLVGNYITSLDQQGFSISVMSLDDDLLRLWDAPVETPALRWGR, encoded by the coding sequence ATGAAGAAGCTGATCAACTCCCCCGACTCGGTCATCGCCGACGCGCTTCGCGGCATGGCCGCCGCCCACCCGTCGCTCGCCGTCGACCTGGAGAACCGGGTCATCTCGCGGGCGGGCGGCGCGACTCAGGGCAGGGTGGGACTGGTCTCGGGCGGGGGCTCCGGACACGAACCGCTGCACGGCGGGTATGTCGGCTACGGCATGCTCAGCGCCGCCGCGCCGGGCGAGGTGTACACGTCACCCGTGCCCGACCAGATCCTGGCCGCCACGAAGGCCGCCGACGGCGGCGCGGGCGTGCTGCACATCGTCAAGAACTACACCGGCGACGTGCTCAACTTCCGCATGGCTGCCGAACTGGCCGACGACGAGGACGTCCGCGTCGTCAGCGTCGTCACCAACGACGACGCCGCCGTCGAGGACTCCACCTACACGGCCGGGCGCCGCGGCGTCGGCGGCACGGTGTTCGTCGAGAAGATCGCCGGCGCCGCCGCCGAGGAGGGCGCCGACCTCGACACCGTCGCCGGCATCGCCAGCCACGTCAACGAGGTCACCCGGTCGTTCGCCATCGCGCTGCACGCCGGCACCGTCCCGGCCGCCGGCAAGCCGGGCTTCGACCTCGCCGACGACGAAGTCGAGCTGGGCGTCGGCATCCACGGCGAACCGGGCCGCGAGCGCGGCAAGATGGCGCCGATCCACGACCTCGTCGGCTACTCGCTCGACGTCATCCACGCCGACCGGCCGGTCTCCGGCGACGTCCTGGTCATGGTCAACGGCCAGGGCGGCAGCCCGCTGATCGAGTTGTACGGCGCGTTCGCCGAGGCCGTCGCCTGGATCGAGGGACACGGCGGACGGGTCGCGCGCAGCCTGGTCGGCAACTACATCACCAGCCTCGACCAGCAGGGCTTCTCGATCTCCGTCATGTCGCTCGACGACGACCTGCTGCGGCTGTGGGACGCTCCGGTCGAGACGCCCGCGCTGCGGTGGGGACGGTGA
- the dhaL gene encoding dihydroxyacetone kinase subunit DhaL: MAFDAQTATAWITAAEAAVKADEARLTSLDAAIGDGDHGANMARGLAAALTNIAERAPSTPGDVLVAAGRGIVAKTGGASGPLYGSAFRRAGKALGDTASASAEEVGAALEAALTAIKELGGANEGDKTMVDALTPAVAAFQAVAADGGPLAAAAAAAADGAEQGLAATVPMQARKGRASYLGPRSVGHEDPGAASTALILRALAEVVQ; the protein is encoded by the coding sequence ATGGCGTTCGACGCACAGACGGCGACGGCCTGGATCACCGCGGCCGAGGCCGCCGTCAAGGCCGACGAGGCACGGCTGACCAGCCTCGACGCCGCCATCGGCGACGGCGACCACGGCGCCAACATGGCCCGTGGGCTCGCCGCCGCGCTGACCAACATCGCCGAACGCGCACCCTCCACCCCGGGCGACGTCCTCGTCGCGGCGGGCCGGGGCATCGTGGCGAAGACCGGCGGGGCGTCCGGGCCGTTGTACGGCAGCGCGTTCCGCCGGGCCGGCAAGGCCCTCGGCGACACCGCCTCCGCCTCCGCCGAGGAGGTCGGTGCGGCGCTCGAGGCCGCCCTGACCGCCATCAAGGAGCTGGGCGGCGCCAACGAGGGCGACAAGACCATGGTCGACGCGCTCACGCCGGCGGTCGCCGCGTTCCAGGCGGTGGCGGCCGACGGCGGGCCGCTCGCCGCGGCGGCCGCTGCCGCCGCCGACGGCGCCGAGCAGGGGCTGGCCGCGACCGTCCCGATGCAGGCGCGCAAGGGCCGGGCCAGCTATCTCGGTCCGCGCAGCGTCGGTCACGAAGACCCCGGCGCCGCCTCGACGGCGTTGATCCTGCGGGCGCTGGCGGAGGTCGTGCAGTGA
- the dhaM gene encoding dihydroxyacetone kinase phosphoryl donor subunit DhaM yields the protein MTVGIVLVSHSPAVAGSVAEMAAELAGPSVAIRAAGGTDDGRFGTSIDLIAAAVKAADSGDGVCVLMDMGSSVLTAKTLLEDLEDDGDSALVRLADAPFTEGAVAAAVLASTGQDLDTVVGSAEQAWSMRKL from the coding sequence GTGACGGTCGGCATCGTGCTGGTCTCCCACAGTCCGGCGGTCGCCGGCTCCGTCGCCGAGATGGCGGCGGAGTTGGCCGGACCGTCGGTCGCCATCCGCGCCGCCGGCGGCACCGACGACGGGCGGTTCGGCACCAGCATCGACCTCATCGCGGCGGCCGTGAAGGCGGCCGACAGCGGCGACGGCGTCTGCGTCCTCATGGACATGGGCAGTTCGGTGCTGACGGCGAAGACGCTGCTCGAAGACCTCGAGGACGACGGCGACAGCGCCCTCGTCCGCCTCGCCGACGCCCCGTTCACCGAGGGCGCGGTGGCCGCGGCGGTGCTCGCCTCGACCGGCCAGGACCTCGACACCGTGGTCGGTTCGGCCGAACAAGCCTGGTCGATGCGCAAGCTCTGA
- a CDS encoding beta-L-arabinofuranosidase domain-containing protein, with protein MSKRFSRRDALRFGAMAAAAPAAASAVATAAAPAAATPAAATPAPAIPGGTPRPGWTSPGWEVAPFALNQVSLGDGIYKAKRDRMVDYARHYPGTSDPLDGPDRMLHLFRANAGLPAPGTWPGGWDTPNHLLRGHFSGHWMTMLAQCWAATGEEIFLTKLDYIVEELAKVQDALDQRNFGRVAGRFGNAVRLSDPHPNQFVTLPSGLTPGLTDATFSAWVNPGSSQTNARILTLATSTRAYLALTARISNDVGPRFAITTEGTNAEQRIDSTTQLTLNTWNHVAVTLQGSTGRLYVNGVEAGVNTAMTITPAALGDTASNWIGRSTSNDHVLLNAAVDEVQLHGRALSATEIQALSTGPSSGDDTSLRARWTFDDEGETAPDASGNGRHATIVGTGYPGYLAAFPEGQFIRIEPPMVQPNSGPNAVWAVWYTHHKIMRGLLNAYDLTGNEDALPILLRMGEWVHSRLSRISPEGRDQMWNTYSAGEAGSMNEVMAELASHTTDAGQRARFLETARMFTFSTLFSASIENSDQLNGRHANQYMAPNIGYLRIFEHTGEEDFHTAARNFWGMVVPHRTFSNGGAGRSEHFRARGDITSGFTSGSDPRHAETCCAYNMLRLTRNLFFHEPEPALMDFYERALHNQILSSRRDVDSVTATEVTYHQNMWPGRSRRIGNTIEYSRYGGNGSCCNGTGVESHTKYQETVFFRSGDGSALYLNLFIPATLTWPERGFVIAQETAFPAAGSTRLRFVSGSGPLDLKLRVPGWARHGYTVAVNGKDQKVDATPSSYVTVSRSWQAGDIVDITMPLSFWVDKALNDRSIQSIMYGPTLMVVRDATPSYREFSFFAQLGLDGDLAASIQPSDASMHFTTHGYLLAPYYVADPVPGQFNAFHPYVKRVEPEVVFRSQSTGVPNDAIRDQDGETFLDRVWDAAPFAAHGDLVRRVEAVSKEWFEAGRHNRQQRQAILVAAARSQSEF; from the coding sequence ATGAGCAAGAGATTCTCCCGGCGGGACGCGTTGCGGTTCGGCGCGATGGCGGCGGCCGCACCGGCGGCGGCGTCGGCCGTGGCCACGGCGGCCGCACCCGCGGCGGCCACACCAGCAGCGGCCACACCAGCGCCGGCCATCCCCGGCGGCACCCCGCGCCCGGGCTGGACGTCCCCCGGGTGGGAGGTGGCGCCGTTCGCGTTGAACCAGGTCAGCCTGGGCGACGGCATCTACAAGGCGAAACGCGACCGGATGGTCGACTACGCCCGCCACTACCCGGGCACCAGCGACCCGCTGGACGGGCCGGACCGCATGCTGCACCTGTTCCGCGCGAACGCCGGGCTCCCCGCGCCGGGCACCTGGCCGGGCGGCTGGGACACCCCGAACCACCTGCTCCGCGGCCACTTCTCCGGCCACTGGATGACGATGCTGGCGCAGTGCTGGGCGGCCACCGGCGAGGAGATCTTCCTGACGAAGCTGGACTACATCGTCGAGGAGCTGGCGAAGGTCCAGGACGCGCTCGATCAGCGCAACTTCGGGCGGGTCGCGGGCCGGTTCGGCAACGCCGTCAGGCTCAGCGACCCGCACCCGAACCAGTTCGTCACGCTCCCGTCCGGTCTCACCCCGGGCCTCACCGACGCGACGTTCAGCGCGTGGGTGAACCCGGGTAGCAGCCAGACGAACGCGCGCATCCTCACGCTCGCGACCAGCACCCGCGCCTACCTGGCGCTCACCGCGCGAATCTCGAACGACGTCGGCCCGCGGTTCGCGATCACCACCGAGGGCACCAACGCCGAGCAGCGCATCGACAGCACGACTCAACTCACCCTGAACACCTGGAACCACGTCGCCGTCACCCTGCAGGGCAGCACCGGACGGCTGTACGTCAACGGCGTCGAGGCGGGCGTCAACACGGCCATGACGATCACCCCGGCGGCCCTGGGCGACACCGCCAGCAACTGGATCGGCCGCTCCACCAGCAACGACCACGTCCTGCTCAACGCCGCCGTCGACGAGGTCCAGCTGCATGGCCGGGCGCTCAGCGCCACCGAGATCCAGGCGCTCAGCACCGGCCCGAGCAGCGGGGACGACACCTCCCTGCGGGCCCGCTGGACCTTCGACGACGAGGGCGAGACCGCGCCGGACGCGTCCGGGAACGGCCGGCACGCCACCATCGTCGGCACCGGCTACCCGGGCTACCTGGCCGCGTTCCCGGAGGGCCAGTTCATCCGCATCGAGCCGCCGATGGTGCAGCCCAACAGCGGCCCGAACGCCGTCTGGGCGGTCTGGTACACCCACCACAAGATCATGCGCGGCCTGCTCAACGCGTACGACCTCACCGGCAACGAGGACGCGCTGCCGATCCTGCTGCGCATGGGCGAATGGGTGCACAGCCGCCTGAGCCGCATCTCGCCCGAGGGCCGGGACCAGATGTGGAACACCTACAGCGCCGGTGAGGCCGGCTCGATGAACGAGGTCATGGCCGAGCTCGCGAGCCACACGACCGACGCCGGGCAGCGGGCCAGGTTCCTCGAGACCGCCAGGATGTTCACGTTCAGCACGCTGTTCTCCGCCAGCATCGAGAACAGCGACCAGCTCAACGGCCGGCACGCGAACCAGTACATGGCGCCGAACATCGGCTACCTGCGCATCTTCGAGCACACCGGCGAGGAGGACTTCCACACGGCGGCGCGCAACTTCTGGGGCATGGTGGTGCCGCACCGCACGTTCAGCAACGGCGGCGCCGGTCGCAGCGAGCACTTCCGCGCCCGCGGCGACATCACGTCCGGCTTCACGTCGGGCAGCGACCCGCGGCACGCCGAGACGTGCTGCGCGTACAACATGCTCCGGCTCACCCGGAACCTGTTCTTCCACGAGCCCGAGCCGGCGCTGATGGACTTCTACGAGCGGGCGCTGCACAACCAGATCCTCAGCTCACGCCGCGACGTCGACAGCGTCACCGCCACCGAGGTGACGTACCACCAGAACATGTGGCCGGGCCGGTCGCGCCGCATCGGCAACACCATCGAGTACAGCCGGTACGGCGGCAACGGCAGCTGCTGCAACGGCACCGGCGTCGAGAGCCACACGAAGTACCAGGAGACGGTGTTCTTCCGGTCCGGCGACGGGTCGGCGCTCTACCTGAACCTGTTCATCCCGGCGACGCTGACGTGGCCGGAGCGCGGCTTCGTCATCGCGCAGGAGACGGCGTTCCCCGCGGCCGGGTCGACCCGGCTGCGCTTCGTCAGCGGCAGCGGCCCGCTGGACCTGAAGCTCCGGGTGCCGGGCTGGGCGCGGCACGGCTACACCGTCGCCGTCAACGGCAAGGACCAGAAGGTCGACGCGACGCCGTCGTCGTACGTGACCGTCAGCCGCAGCTGGCAGGCCGGCGACATCGTCGACATCACGATGCCGTTGAGCTTCTGGGTGGACAAGGCGCTCAATGATCGATCAATACAGTCCATCATGTACGGCCCGACGTTGATGGTCGTGCGCGACGCCACCCCGAGCTACCGCGAGTTCAGCTTCTTCGCGCAGCTCGGGCTGGACGGCGACCTCGCGGCGTCGATCCAGCCCAGCGACGCGTCGATGCACTTCACGACGCACGGGTACCTGCTGGCGCCGTACTACGTCGCCGACCCGGTGCCGGGGCAGTTCAACGCGTTCCACCCGTACGTCAAGCGGGTGGAGCCGGAGGTGGTCTTCCGGTCGCAGTCGACGGGCGTGCCGAACGACGCGATCCGCGACCAGGACGGCGAGACGTTCCTCGACCGCGTCTGGGACGCCGCGCCGTTCGCCGCCCACGGCGACCTCGTCCGCCGGGTCGAGGCCGTCTCGAAGGAGTGGTTCGAGGCCGGGCGGCACAACCGCCAGCAGCGCCAGGCCATCCTCGTCGCGGCGGCCCGGTCGCAGAGCGAGTTCTGA
- a CDS encoding Lrp/AsnC family transcriptional regulator, with amino-acid sequence MIDALDARILELFTHEPRIGVLEASRRLQVARGTVQARLDRLRDTGVIAGFAPTVDPAALGFRVTAFASLDIRQGARESVAAHLSRIPEVLEVHTITGQGDLLCRIVARDNDDLQRVIDDLVGDDDIVRTTTLIALSTVVAPRILPLVASAVG; translated from the coding sequence ATGATCGACGCCCTCGACGCCCGGATCCTCGAGCTGTTCACCCACGAGCCGCGCATCGGCGTGCTGGAGGCGTCGCGACGGCTGCAGGTGGCCCGCGGCACGGTGCAGGCCCGGCTCGACCGGCTGCGCGACACCGGGGTCATCGCCGGCTTCGCGCCGACGGTCGACCCCGCCGCGCTCGGCTTCCGGGTCACGGCGTTCGCCTCGCTCGACATCCGCCAGGGCGCCCGCGAGTCCGTCGCCGCGCACCTGAGCCGCATCCCCGAGGTGCTCGAGGTGCACACCATCACCGGCCAGGGCGACCTGCTCTGCCGCATCGTCGCGCGCGACAACGACGACCTGCAGCGGGTCATCGACGACCTCGTGGGCGACGACGACATCGTCCGCACCACCACGCTGATCGCGCTGTCCACCGTCGTCGCGCCGCGGATCCTCCCGCTCGTGGCGTCGGCGGTCGGCTAG
- a CDS encoding IclR family transcriptional regulator: MVVAVVEISQTLDRGLRLLEVLSGSSDGLTVAEASTVLGVNRTIVYRLLATLEQHGLVRRVAGGRFSVGFGVLTLAGSVQPSLRQVAQPVLRALADDVGATAHLTIADGAEALAVAVVEPTRTDYHVAYRVGSRHPLERGAAGRAVLGGREGSAAFVSTVGELQTGASGVAAPVIGVAGVEASVGVIALSALDDDTVGPRVVAAAAQLGERLA, from the coding sequence ATCGTTGTCGCCGTGGTGGAGATCTCGCAGACGCTCGATCGCGGCCTTCGCCTGCTCGAGGTGCTGTCCGGGTCCAGCGACGGCCTCACCGTCGCCGAGGCGTCCACCGTCCTCGGCGTCAACCGCACCATCGTCTACCGCCTGCTGGCGACGCTCGAGCAGCACGGCCTGGTGCGCCGGGTCGCGGGCGGCCGGTTCAGCGTCGGGTTCGGGGTGCTGACGCTGGCCGGCAGCGTGCAGCCGTCGCTGCGGCAGGTGGCGCAGCCGGTGCTGCGGGCGCTCGCCGACGACGTCGGGGCCACGGCGCACCTCACCATCGCCGACGGCGCCGAGGCGCTGGCCGTCGCCGTCGTCGAACCGACCCGCACCGACTACCACGTCGCCTATCGGGTCGGCTCGCGGCACCCGCTGGAGCGCGGCGCCGCCGGGCGGGCCGTCCTCGGCGGCCGGGAGGGATCGGCGGCGTTCGTGAGCACGGTCGGCGAACTGCAGACCGGCGCCAGCGGGGTGGCCGCGCCGGTCATCGGGGTGGCGGGGGTCGAGGCCAGCGTCGGCGTCATCGCCCTGTCCGCGCTGGACGACGACACCGTCGGGCCGCGGGTGGTCGCGGCGGCGGCGCAACTGGGCGAGCGGCTCGCCTGA